The Pochonia chlamydosporia 170 chromosome 3, whole genome shotgun sequence genome contains the following window.
AAGGAGTTTTATCTCGCGGCAGAGATCCCCGGCCACAGAGGGCTAGTGCGGGATGTAGCATGGGCGCCGGGCAATATTCGCGGATACGACATGATAGCGACGGCATGTCAGGACGGCTACGCACGTGTATTTCGCATCGACACACCCTTCTCCGAAGATGACGGCAAGTCCTGGTCTGCAAATGACCTGCTCAAATCGAGGGGCCACGCATCGTCCAAGGACTCGCCTACCAAGGATGAGGCGGAGAAGCACCCGCATCCGTCGTCGCTGAGCGCCAGTCTCGCCAAGTCGGGGAACGCGAGCGATAGACAGTGGTCCGGACAGCCAGGGCAGGTGCATCATACGTATAGGGAGATCTCGCGACTGGATAGCCATAGGACACCTGTGTGGAGAGTGGgctttgacgacgatggaCAGATTCTGGGCAGTAcgggtgatgatgggcgTTTGTTGTTTTATAGACAGACGCCGGATGGAGTGTGGGCTAAGAGCTCGGAGTTAGTAATGGtgaaggcgaggatggcgGCGCCGTGACAGAaggggtctggtggatgaaTGATGAGTGCAAGATGTTGGAATTCACCATGGATGATGGCTCTTCTCGTCTCGCTGAGCGGTATTGAATGTAGATGTCAACATCTATGGACAGGGTATGGGTAGTAATGACGGGTAATGCGGCACGACATATACACCGCAGCCGTCTGTGGCACTGGTTGTTTCATCATGTACAATTAAACACACGTCACGATATGAAGGAATGAAACTAATTGACGCAATAAAATGTATTTACGGGGTCATTGGTGCACGGGCTGCGAACCACAATACACTTTGCTAAAGGATATCTATACGCAACTGCCTCCCCTAAACAGCATTGCTCTCTTTTTCAGTCTTTTGCTTGTCATCAAGTCGCGTAGCTCGAGACATACAAGTCGACAATGACACATAATTCCAACCCCAATAACGCCGGTTTCATGATTTGGAGATTCCCTTTGCTAGTAATTTCATCTTGATGCATATAATCAATCCACTCCTCTTGGACCACTTCTCCTTCCTGGTTATTAACCACGCTAGAAATCAAATACTCGAGTCATAGGCAAACATTATTTTCCGCTTTTGCTTCGTGTCGTCGATGAGCCCGCTTAGGCGGCATCAGCGCTGGCCACGGGTTGAGAAACCTTGGTGACCTGACTGCCGGCACGGTGAATTCGCTTACCAGCAGAATCGTTCATATAAGTAACGTCCTTGTTCTCGAACTGAGCTCGCTTCCAGATCTCAACTTCGCATCCACCACGGAGAACACCAACACGCATGGTAGACAGGAGGTTGTGGGCGGCATTAGAGTGGTTGTAGACACCAccgttgaagatggaggtgGCGTCCTTGCCAATAGCGGAAGAGATGAGGGCCTTGCCACCGGGGTGGTCCTTGATGAAATCGGTCACATCGTGAATGACACCAGCGACAGCGACGAGGGCCTTTCCGTTCTTGGACTCGGCGACGAAGTCGTCCCAGCTAATGACGGGAAGCTGCTCGAGAGGAGTACCCCAGTCAAGGGTGGCACGCTTCTGgtcgagcttcttctgcagctgctggaCACGGCCCTTCTCGATTTCGTTGGCACGGAACTGCTTGAGATCGTAGGCGAGGCCAAGCGTCTTCCAGGCGTAGATGGCCCACTTGGTAGGATCATACTGCCACCACTCAATGGCGTTTCGGTAATCGGAGGGGAACTCGTGGTGGAAGTTGTGGTAGCCCTCACCAAGGGTGACGAGAGCGGTGATGAAGTGATCGCGGGGAGAGTTGCGGTCATCGAAAGGCTGGTCGCCGAGCCAGTGAGCAAGAGAGTTGACGCAGAAGGTAGCCTGCTGGACGAAGCAGATACGCAGAATGCCACCATAGACGAAACCACCAAGCCAGTCTTGGAACATGAGACCGCAGAAGACGGTGGGGAAGACCAGGCCCATGAAGATAACACACTTCAGATAGTTCTGGTGCTGCCAAACAACAACGGGGTCCTCGTTGAGATCAGTGATATCGGTACGACCAGCACGCTTGGGGTTCTGCTTAAagaccatccatcccaaGTGGGAGTAGAGAAGACCCTTGCGGACGGAGTAGGGGTCCTTCTCGGTGTCGGTGTAACGATGGTGAGCTCGGTGGCCACGCGACCACCAGCGGATGGAGCCTTcgacagcaccagcaccaacagcCGCAAGGTAAATCTTGAGGGGAGTGCTGGCTCTGTATGAGGTGTGAGACCAAAGACGATGATAACCTGTGTAATTTGTTAGATGGCTCTGAGATCTGGGACCAATTGGTCTTTTGTTGAGAAGTTATAATTACTTACCAGCAGTAATGCCAAGACCGGTGTTGAAGTAATAGATGACAGAGAAGATAGCCGTGGAAAGTTGAAGAGGGACCCAGTAAGCAGAGATGAAGCCAGCCAGggggatgaagacgatgaaggtGGTATTCAGCCAGTTGACATGCTTATACCAGTTCGACCAGGTCATAGGAGTATCGGAAATATGGACCTTGTTGAGGTCTGCCTTTTTGTTTCGCAGAGGCACGTAATCGGTAGTGCCGTCGGGGAAggccttggcctcgacagccgaagacgaggacgacatTTTCGAAGTAATGTCTTATCTTGGCCCTCGATTTTTGTTGTCTGCAGAGTTGATGTATGAAACTCGCTGTAGGACGAAACCAGGGGTTTTATATAAGCTCAACAAAACCCCAGTGAAGCAGGTCACACGAAATGGGGTAATGAGGAACAATATCGAACTCGACGACGAGCAATGAGGATGAAAATGAAGCAAGGAAAGATGGAAGGAGGATGAAGGTAGGAAAGCTGAAGTAAAAAAGGAACCGAGggcaaaagggaaaaaaaTAGATATGGGGACTTGAGGCGGGCGTGAAGCGAAGGTGGAGGGCGTGCGAGCCAAAGTGAGTACCGTGGCGTACCGAAGGTGCTGGGGACGGTTGGGGCGGAGGcgggccaaaaaaaaagttgttgTATGTACCAGAAAGTACGGCGAAGCTCCGGAAAACAACCAGCCAGGGTCGAGACAATcaatcacaccagaccaaacaCCAGTCACAGCTCAGCCAGCTGCAACACTGTGGACGAACAAGGGACGGCCGGACTGAGCGAGCAAATCACAGAAGCCTGAAATAACAAGACCTGCAAGGACTGAGCAACGCCACACAAGAGCTGGTTGTGAAAGGTTGGATTTGGCACCCACGGCAAACGAAGAGGTGTGCTTCTTGGTTCTCGACAAACGTGGAGAGGTGCTCCAAAATATGCAGTTAATTAACCGCTTGGTTTGAGAAGGGTCTCGAAAGAACCAATGTGGGTTTTAGCAAAGTGTCGTATTCGCTGATTCTCCGATAGCTGGGCTTGTTGTGTAGTTTTGGTGGAGAGATATGGCGCTCAGTCAGACAGGCAGAGTGATCAGCTGTTTCcgtggagtctggtgttcaCCGTCACTTGAGAATAACAGAATGAAGCTTGTCTTATACATGTCACAATTGGTGGCGGGTTGGCCGTTGTTCCTCGGGATCTGAGTGCTTTCACGtttcaacaactccaaccGCATGCAGTTACATCAGTATGATAGGATCAGGTCAACCCTTTGATGTTGTCGTAATATTCACATGGCAGACAGATCTGGCATTCGATCGCGAAAACACCCTTCTTCGCCACAACTGACCTCATGGTCATTGTCACAGAGTTGCCGAGGTGTGCCTTGATTGCGTGTGTTGATAACGACAGTCCAGCAGTGGTGGGCAAAGCAAGCTTGACAGATGTCGTCGACGAGGTACAATGGTACGTACATGGCTCAATCGACCCAACCCTTTTCCCCaacaacttttttttctggCCGTGTTTGGCAAGAGGGAGGATCCACACTTGACCAGAGCAGCGCTCCTACTCgccagtccatgtctgcgCGGCTGCACAAAGCCGGGGAGTGGGTTTGCGAATCTAGCATCAAATGGGTTGGGCGACAGGGGTTCCACTCAGTCCGGTGCTCCGGAACGTGGGAAGTTGCACTTGTGTGACGAGTTGATGAACCAGACGACTTGATCGAACAAACAATCTATCAATGGCATGCCAAGTGGCAGTTCCTGGCATGAGGAGGCGATGGTATCGAACCATCTGCGTAATCCGCGAAGCAATGTGCCAAAATTCTCCGGTTTTTACTTGTGAGCCTCACTCTTGCaagagcagtctggtaccttCCTGGGTGCAGTCAACAAAGACAGGTTGGCTGGAAGTACCTGCAGGTACATGGAGCTCAACCTCCAGTTCGTGGTTCCCCTTCCTGTGCCGtccctccaccacctcgaaCCGAAGCGTAAAGCTGAGATAAACAATCGCAGTCGACATAACATACCAGTTAATTTAAGATTACAATTTGCGATAATGAAACTACTATCCGTTTCGTCCTTGCGCCTCAAATCTGCATAAATTTCGCCTCTCTTCACAGATGCGTACAATGCACCACTAGGGCTATTCATCGCCGCACTTACATCCTCCCTCAATGTCTCTGCGGTTCCGTGGCCAGATCTGACATTCCCGATCCCCACCGCCACAAGCACCTCAACAACCCAAAACCACCCAGCCAGGTTTGCCAGGTCCCTTGGGCGCCCCGTTCCTTCCCTTCTTTTTTAGCCACCCACACAACACACACCCCTCCTTCCCGGCAAATttgacgtcgtcgtcgaaaaTAAACCGCCCACACCCCAGCAATCTTTCTCCAGCTTCACACGGCTTAAGACTATCCCGTCTGCACACCTCATGCCTCGGCCACAACATACGATGCAACTCGATATCTCATGTGCTCTAGAAGTTTCTGGGTATTGACATCTGCTGATTTTTCCCACCCATCGATGATAATTTGCTTTGTTAACTTTCTACAGTAAGTTCGATTCGATGACAAGGTTGAATGTTGGTCAGTCTCTAGTTGAAACCTTACCCACCCCAACAGAACCACGCAGGAGTTGCGTGTCGCTCAAACGTCAACACCCTTCACAACCAATAGGCAGTTTGCTATTCAGCAATCGCCTCCATCACGTGTGGCATTGTCTCAATCATATTGGCATTCGGTCAAGGCGTTGATATCAAAGCAAACGCCAAGTCGAGACTCACTTCAACCAAATATCTGACGTACGCTTCCAGACAAAGCTTACTGTCAATCAAGCCTGTCTCAGCAACGTAAGGTGCCCGAGCGTGGCAACACGAAGAAAAGCTCGCGCCGAGATTCCAAGGCTGTAGAATAATGCTGCTCAACTCTTTGCCGCAGCGATTTTTCGACGAGATTTAGGCCCCTGCCATTCCTCAACCGAGGAATCTGCCTGTCCCTGCTGGTGCCTTGCATCCAGCAGAAGGTGGCCCATATCAGCGCCTCATGAGCACACAACTCTACAGTCAGATCTTCCGGTGTACCTGTGCAGATGCAATTGCAGtagccagcctcttcaacgATAGGCCATACACCATTATAGCTGATCTTACCGGTTGATTAGTCCAAGGCACCAAAGTCTCCATCGATGTGAATGCATGCTCCGGGAAAGTTGGTCAAGACCGTCATCATGTTCATGCATAGCAGTGTTTCTTTGATGATCCAGAATGGCCCAAAGCTAGCCGGCGCAATTCCAGACGTGAGAAGGTTTGTCCTGTTGATCAAAAGATCCCTGGCCACGGCAAGCTGGGGAGTGGCAGATTTCCAGAGTTGCACTTTACCAAGACTAGCGTCAGAAGAGAatgagatgatgatgtcCTACTGGTCCTGGTGTAGTACAACTCTGGAAATCTGCCACTCCCCAGCTGACTGTGGCCAGGGGTCTTCTGATCACTGGATGAAAGTCATTGTACGGACGCTCGTGTTCAGAATGACAAAGGAGTCACTGCTGGTCTTAATGCTACACAATATTGACTCAATGAAGCATATATCCCAAAAAttccaccaacatcaagagtGTAAAACTCaacagaaaaaaagaaaactaATTTCAAGATTCCCCCTTTGTATCAGCTCGTACAAAAAACAAATGCTAGTCGTTACCTCATGAatccatttccatctttATGCGCTTCGTTGTCATGCATTATACCATAAAAAGCACCAGTCGCCTGCTTGTTTGTCTAAAAAGTACATGTGTGTATGGAGAGAAATACAAATTCCATCCACCTTATGCTGGGATTACTGGGGGTGCTGTCGTTTATTCTTGCTGATCGCTCATCTGAAATCTGTTAATCTGTCGtggccatcaatgcctgTACGGTAGCTGGTCGTGCTAACACGTTAAAATCCGTTTCGATATTGGCCTTGTCTGCCAGTGTCATTGTCTCGTGATCGAAAGATAGGCCCGCGCCGATGCCTGCCAGCGCCAGGGGCAGTGAAGCGGGACGTTGGTGTGGAAATGACGGGTACATCGGGTCGGGGAGAGTTGAACTCTGAAGAAAATTACCCAGTCTGGCTATTTTGTAGTCGTTGTCGTTTGTCAATTGTCGAGGCTCGGCTGGATTTCTTGTGTCGTCAGATAATCCTTTTTCCTCTCCACCCGGATTCCGCTTAGTCGTGTCTGTGATAGCGTGCATAGGGATCGCAAGACAGTCCGTGTTGTTGTGCAGAACCTTTTGGTCTTGATGTTGGGAATGGGCCCCTGCCTCAGAATAAGGCTCAGTCTGCAATAGTGAATCATGGCTATTTGGGTTGTTTTCCGTGCCTAACGATACGCCGCCGTCTATGTCGCTTCCTATAGTCTTCATATCATCCATGTCAAACACGGCGTGCACCGCAAAAGCCTCGGGGCCAGTACTGACGTCAAGAGGCGGTCCATCCAACGACTTGTGTAACGGTTCGTCGTCAGCCCGAGGTATCTCCGTTGCTGAATCACTTTCTCCTGTTTTGCTCATAATAGGGGCATGGATAGCAGTGGCTTGTCTGCAAAGTTTCGGGGTTGGCAACATCTGCAAGCCATCACCCAAAGACGGCTTTCGGTCCATGACCGACATGGTTGTAGGTTTCGTGCTGATGTCTTCAAGTCTAATGTCGGTGGGCAGGTAAGCCGCAGAATCAACATCGTACTGTCCCAAAGACAGTGGCGTTTCAGGTCGCAATGCCATATCATATGCTTTCCCATCTGGAGTATAATCGTCCTCATCGATATCGTTATATGATGGGCGAACGCTATTGTTTGCTGCCCATGAGGTGCTGCTAAACACCCTATCTGTCGCTTCGTATGCATCAAAATCACTTGGAGGAGGCCTGGGTGGCGAACGGCCGCGGGTGGGATACATTTCATCATACACGTCCGGGCTTGTGTCGACATACGTCTTGCTCGAGTACTGCCACCCATTGGACGGTGCCACGGTTTTAACGTACGGCTGAGCATTGGGCGCATAATCGATGCTATACTCGTCCAGAGAGCGAGTATCATCGGCAGATGCTATCGGACCCTGGTGTCCTTCTGTGTCTGGAGGGAACATGTGCAGGAGAGCGGATGCGGCCAGCCTCCTTCTCGGTTCATCGTTGAGGCATATTTCGGTCATTTGTCGATACCAATCTGGAACGTTAATCTCCGGCCCTAGGACCAAGGGTCTTCCAGCCGCCTCTGGCTCATGGTCGAGCATAGCCAATGCCCACAAGACCATTCCAAGTTGATAAAGATCAGACTTAACCCCAATATGCATGGTGATTCGATGATGGGCTTTGATGAGTGCGCTCATTTCTGGCGGCTCCCAGCCTACTGGGCATCCTCTGCGATTGATGTCGATTATCTTGGCGtcgccatcagcatcaaccacaaTGTTGCTGAGCGTCAAGTCGCCTTGCACAAACCCAGACTCGTGAATGTCTGACAGTCCCTGAACAATTTGGCGTGCCCAGCGTTGTCTCGTTGGCCAGGGTGTCACTTCAGCCTCTTTTCTAGAGATGTCATATAGAATGTCAGTCAAAGCGCCTTGCTCAGCATAACTGATGAGGAGGCCCTTGACCTGCTTGTGgtcgtcaacaacaactccGTGGAGCTTCACAATATCTCTGGAGTATCCGAGATTACGAAGGGCGTTGACTTCGTATAAAAACTCCTCGACGGTGTCAGGGCTTGGAATTTCCTTTTTGATCAGggccttgccattgacgtaGACTTTGTACACGAACCCAGACAGGTGTGAGTCAAAGATGATATCTTTTTCGTGGACTAGCCTACAGTTGAGGTGTTTAACTTGTTCGAAGGTAGGAAAGTCAATAATCTCCTATACGGATTCCGTTAGATTCTGCAGTCATGGCACTCGGGACAAGTGCAGAAAACCAAATTGTTATTCCCACCGGGTCAATACATACAttaccatcttcaacaacgtGCACGTGGAGTCGCCCACCAGTCGTTTCCAGTTTCAAATTTGTCACGGTGGGATAGAACTTGATATCAGCAAGGCTGTCACGAATGGCTTCATATATCTTAGCGCTCTTCTCTCTTTGGACGGCAGTGTTTGCCAAGTCCATCTCGAGGGAGTCTGGCGGGGCATCGCGATAATCCAGAGAGATTGTGACTCGTCTCCAAAGATGTTCATGCTCTCTGTATGTAACAAAGAACTTTTCCCGTTGAGATCGATCTCGAAAGTGCATACTGAGGTTGAGAATCCATTTTTGTGCCAATTCATCGGCGATCATAGCTTCGAGTTCCGAGGGTGAAATAGACACGGCATCCGTCATGGAATGAGTATCACTTGGCTGTACATCGCCATAGCGACTTTCTGAATCGAATAGCACCGGGTCCATGACGTGGTTTGATAGTTCGTAGTAACTGTGGTTACCTGGAAAGTGATGAGTGTACTCTGAGAAGCCATAACCATCAACAGAGGCATTGGTGCTGAGAGGTTCAGGAGCATTCGATTGAGTGTCAGCGTATGGCGGAATTGTTTGCCCTTTATTCAACTCGGCACATCTCCTATCGGCTGACGCAGCTCTTCGCTCATCCGCAGTTGGAATAACGGGCTCCAAGTGCATCCTTTGTTCAGATAACTGCCTCTTGAATGTCTGAGATCGAGGTAGCCCGGTAACAACTCTCTTCGAATCCTGTTCACCAAGAGGCTCTAGAGCCCTGGGTTGTTCATCTTGTCCTTTCTCATGAATAATTTGTTCAGGCTCTGGTGTCAGTGGCAGCGTCTCGCCTACCGGCCGGCCAAGGTGTTTAAGAATAGAATCCCATCTCCCGACTGCGGGCGGCGGCTCGGCCTCTGCGCCGCCTAGATCAGTCATGTTAGGCAACGACTGATTGAACTCGTCACAGCCAACACAGAGTGGTCTACGCGGGAGACAACTGGCGGCTCTAAATGAAGACTTGAAAATGAAGAACCCTTGGTAAGGCCAACAAGGACCGTGTTCGCCCAGTCTAGTGATATCAGCCTTGCCCGAACAGCCAAGCTCAGGTTGTAAGTCGAAGGCGTGGCTGGGAGTGGGTCTATTGAGCCTGGCTGTTGTGGTGAGCGTTGTGAAGAGCATAAACCAACTCACAGACAGCTGCACTCATGGCAAATAGAGtgaagaagcaaacaaaGTAAGAAAAGATGCAATCAGAACAGAAGGCTGTCCTAGAAAGAGAAATGGTAGGTCGGTGTGCAAAcgaccaaaaaaagaatagTAGGCGAAATAGAAACGAGGCGAAGGGGGTCTTGGGGGGACTTGGGGGACCAGGCAAATGGCGGCCAAATGCAACACAGCCCATATGAATATGGGGCAGCGAATGGCTGGGGGTGGTCGGGTTGTCGTCTGgatcaattcaatgttgtcaatctggtctggtctttttCGTCACTCTGCCGCTGTCACTCCCTGACTGCACGGTAAAGCAAGGGGCTGTGgggtctggtccggtctgctggtctggtttggttctTGTTGAAACGACCAGACTGGTAGTTCCAGTAGTTCTAGGCGATGGTTTGTCGGTTTCGTTGcctcctctccatcctcgtGCGCAGTGGCCGCTCATACGCTCAAAGTGGGCAGATGTATCCGGATTTCGTCACGGTTCCGAGCCGTGATTCGCACGACGGGTGCCGACGAGCAGCAGTCTGAGTctgatgagtctggtgctgagaaggagagggGCAATGGTGAAGTTGGGCTCGCGGGCGTTGGAGCGTTGGACTGCGATGGgtcaacttgacagcatccGATCCAATCTAGCCAGAGTTGCTGAGTGGCAGCCCAAAAAGTGACGAGGATTGGAGGATGGATCGTGAAGACCTCAAGGTGCAGAACGACAAAGAGGAGTCCAAGCCATGAGCGGCGGGTTGAGCGGAGTGATTTGACACAAATAGGTCAAGGCACAGGATTTTGATGTTGCAAGCAGAAGTCAAGAAGGTCGCAAGTCACAACGTCACTCACTTCCCTCATCAAAGCACATTCAGTCTAGAAGTTGGACTGGCGCTTAAACGCagtcctttttttttttttttcttcctgtGTCTTTGGCCGTCAGTCACACAGCCCGACCACTCAGCCGTTCAGCCTCCATCACCTGCgcctgctccttcctcaaaTCCACTCGAATCCCCCGTTGACCCTCCACAAGCACCAGAGCCAAGGAGGCAAGTTCCTTTTTTGTACGCGGCACATGTTGCATGtccctactccgtacacacAGCTCCAATGTGCAGAGGTGCTGGTGCACAAAGTGGTGGGTGACCAGTGTGCATTCCCAATGTGCAACAAGTTGCTGCAATCTCGAGGGCAATATGCATGCTCTCTGGTGTGTAGTGTTCGCAGTCCAGAGccaagtacggagtattccGTGCATGGGACCCAAATGGGCTGTCTGTACTCAGATTGCGTACTTGCTTTCGAACAGCTGTGAATCGATTGATTCTGGTGCATCATGTTGGTCAaacttggtctggtgcgacTTGGAACATCGAACAATTCGTGAGTTCGGAGGACATCGGCCGCACCTTCCTCGTGACTTATCGCCATTTCTGTCCACCGGGCGTCTCTTCACGAAACCTCGCAAGTGAACAATGTCCTCGTCGTGTTCGTAGCCTACCGCTTGATTATTACAATTCATCGTGTCCTCTGTTAATTCATGCACCCGGAGAAGCAACCCCGGAAATGGGCGTTTCCACAACAAGCCAAAAAGCCCATTGTTTGCGCAATGTCCCGTCTTGGCTGTGATTCGGCCACCgttgtggtgtggtggctCAACATTGAGTGTTCGATGGCGTTCGTCCTGAGATAGCGGGCCgcgggaagaagaggctTTGGCTTGCCTGCGCTGAGCAATTATTATTGGACTTCTACCCCGACCTGTCAGCCCCGTCACCCAGAGGACCGGATGAGTTCTTTGTCAACGTGCTCTCAGATGCAGACGAGGGCCGGGGACAATGCTTGTGGCCACCATCACGGAGTCTTCATTTAGCGCTACTTTGCCTAGCCCTGTCCGCGGGTCTCTCTATGAGCGTGCCGAGCACATGGCTGGGACATCAAACTAGGCCACTATCCACATCTTTCACTCCTACTGCCGGT
Protein-coding sequences here:
- a CDS encoding acyl-CoA desaturase (similar to Aspergillus terreus NIH2624 XP_001215520.1) gives rise to the protein MSSSSSAVEAKAFPDGTTDYVPLRNKKADLNKVHISDTPMTWSNWYKHVNWLNTTFIVFIPLAGFISAYWVPLQLSTAIFSVIYYFNTGLGITAGYHRLWSHTSYRASTPLKIYLAAVGAGAVEGSIRWWSRGHRAHHRYTDTEKDPYSVRKGLLYSHLGWMVFKQNPKRAGRTDITDLNEDPVVVWQHQNYLKCVIFMGLVFPTVFCGLMFQDWLGGFVYGGILRICFVQQATFCVNSLAHWLGDQPFDDRNSPRDHFITALVTLGEGYHNFHHEFPSDYRNAIEWWQYDPTKWAIYAWKTLGLAYDLKQFRANEIEKGRVQQLQKKLDQKRATLDWGTPLEQLPVISWDDFVAESKNGKALVAVAGVIHDVTDFIKDHPGGKALISSAIGKDATSIFNGGVYNHSNAAHNLLSTMRVGVLRGGCEVEIWKRAQFENKDVTYMNDSAGKRIHRAGSQVTKVSQPVASADAA
- a CDS encoding TKL protein kinase (similar to Magnaporthe oryzae 70-15 XP_003714794.1) translates to MTDLGGAEAEPPPAVGRWDSILKHLGRPVGETLPLTPEPEQIIHEKGQDEQPRALEPLGEQDSKRVVTGLPRSQTFKRQLSEQRMHLEPVIPTADERRAASADRRCAELNKGQTIPPYADTQSNAPEPLSTNASVDGYGFSEYTHHFPGNHSYYELSNHVMDPVLFDSESRYGDVQPSDTHSMTDAVSISPSELEAMIADELAQKWILNLSMHFRDRSQREKFFVTYREHEHLWRRVTISLDYRDAPPDSLEMDLANTAVQREKSAKIYEAIRDSLADIKFYPTVTNLKLETTGGRLHVHVVEDGNEIIDFPTFEQVKHLNCRLVHEKDIIFDSHLSGFVYKVYVNGKALIKKEIPSPDTVEEFLYEVNALRNLGYSRDIVKLHGVVVDDHKQVKGLLISYAEQGALTDILYDISRKEAEVTPWPTRQRWARQIVQGLSDIHESGFVQGDLTLSNIVVDADGDAKIIDINRRGCPVGWEPPEMSALIKAHHRITMHIGVKSDLYQLGMVLWALAMLDHEPEAAGRPLVLGPEINVPDWYRQMTEICLNDEPRRRLAASALLHMFPPDTEGHQGPIASADDTRSLDEYSIDYAPNAQPYVKTVAPSNGWQYSSKTYVDTSPDVYDEMYPTRGRSPPRPPPSDFDAYEATDRVFSSTSWAANNSVRPSYNDIDEDDYTPDGKAYDMALRPETPLSLGQYDVDSAAYLPTDIRLEDISTKPTTMSVMDRKPSLGDGLQMLPTPKLCRQATAIHAPIMSKTGESDSATEIPRADDEPLHKSLDGPPLDVSTGPEAFAVHAVFDMDDMKTIGSDIDGGVSLGTENNPNSHDSLLQTEPYSEAGAHSQHQDQKVLHNNTDCLAIPMHAITDTTKRNPGGEEKGLSDDTRNPAEPRQLTNDNDYKIARLGNFLQSSTLPDPMYPSFPHQRPASLPLALAGIGAGLSFDHETMTLADKANIETDFNVLARPATVQALMATTD